The following proteins are encoded in a genomic region of Fusarium keratoplasticum isolate Fu6.1 chromosome 9, whole genome shotgun sequence:
- a CDS encoding Mevalonate kinase → MPSVMINGHNGSHSAANVSDSGSEFSGDSSNGSAGAVRRRLARKMSSPMAPPFMVSAPGKVIVFGEHSVVHGKAAIAAAISLRSYLHVTTLSKSKRTVSLRFPDIDLVHTWNIDELPWQTFQQPSKKKSYYSLVTELDPDLVAALQPHINVVSPDRPEETRRVHRNSASAFLYLFLSLGWPSFPGCLYTLRSTIPIGAGLGSSASISVCLSAALLLQLRTLSGPHPDQPPDEARLQVERINRWAFVSEMCIHGNPSGVDNTVATQGKAVVFQRTDYSKPPSVRPLWDFPELPLLLVDTRQAKSTAHEVGKVAKLKQAHPKLVGTILDAMDRVTNTAADLIEDIHFDNESEECLTKVGELMTINHGLLVSLGVSHPRLERVRELVDHEGIGWTKLTGAGGGGCSITLLRPDAPAEKLHKLEEQLEDENYAKFETTLGGDGVGVLWPAVLKNGTVEDDEGGMEIDLEKFLNAEGTEGVEKLVGVHGDTGEREGWKFWRVESR, encoded by the exons ATGCCCTCGGTCATGATCAACGGACACAACGGGAGCCATTCCGCTGCCAATGTCTCCGATTCGGGTTCCGAATTCTCAGGTGATTCCAGCAATGGCTCTGCAGGCGCCGTCCGACGTAGGTTGGCCCGCAAGATGTCGAGCCCCATGGCGCCTCCTTTCATGGTTTCGGCCCCAGGAAAGGTGATTGTCTTTGGCGAGCACTCTGTCGTCCATGGCAAG GCCGCTATCGCTGCAGCCATCTCGCTGCGATCATACCTTCACGTCACCACCCTGTCCAAGTCGAAGCGCACCGTTTCTCTACGATTCCCAGATATCGATCTGGTTCACACCTGGAACATTGACGAGCTGCCATGGCAGACGTTCCAGCAACcgtccaagaagaagtcaTACTACTCTCTCGTCACCGAACTCGACCCCGACCTCGTCGCCGCTCTTCAGCCACACATCAACGTCGTCTCCCCCGATCGCCCAGAAGAAACCCGCCGAGTACACCGCAATTCAGCATCCGCGTTCCTCtacctcttcctctcactAGGATGGCCTTCTTTCCCTGGTTGTCTTTATACTCTGCGATCGACAATACCAATTGGTGCTGGTTTGGGTAGCAGCGCATCCATCTCAGTCTGCCTCTCGGCTGCGCTTCTTCTACAACTACGCACCTTGTCCGGCCCTCACCCAGATCAGCCCCCAGATGAGGCTCGACTTCAGGTGGAGAGAATCAACAGGTGGGCCTTTGTGTCGGAAATGTGTATCCACGGTAACCCCTCGGGTGTGGACAACACTGTAGCCACGCAGGGCAAGGCTGTGGTCTTCCAGCGTACCGACTACTCCAAGCCGCCGTCAGTTAGACCACTCTGGGACTTTCCTGAGCTGCCTCTTTTACTGGTAGACACCAGACAAGCCAAATCGACTGCGCATGAGGTGGGCAAGGTAGCAAAGCTTAAGCAAGCACACCCTAAGCTTGTTGGAACCATCCTGGATGCTATGGACAGAGTCACGAATACCGCTGCCGACCTGATCGAGGACATTCACTTCGATAATGAGTCAGAGGAGTGCCTTACCAAGGTTGGTGAGCTGATGACCATCAACCATGGTCTGCTTGTGTCGCTAGGTGTCTCTCACCCTCGTCTGGAGCGAGTGCGAGAACTTGTGGATCACGAGGGTATCGGCTGGACCAAGCTTACTGGTgccggtggtggtggttgctCTATTACACTTCTCCGACCCGACGCGCCTGCAGAGAAGTTGCATAAGCTGGAAGAGCagcttgaggatgagaaTTACGCCAAGTTCGAGACCACGCTGggcggtgatggtgttggtgtgCTGTGGCCTGCCGTTCTCAAGAATGGCAccgtggaggatgatgagggtgGCATGGAGATTGACCTGGAGAAATTCCTCAATGCTGAGGGTACCGAAGGGGTTGAAAAGCTGGTGGGTGTCCACGGCGATACTGGAGAACGGGAGGGATGGAAGTTCTGGCGGGTCGAGAGCCGGTGA
- a CDS encoding VOC domain-containing protein, with product MSGTPAPVASAWKIIPTFESDDIARTLEFYVGTLGFTLASTKPEDGDPSLFTFCSIFAGEKAAANIYFFKPSGRSANPSSAYIALGTTQLDQLHDSLKARDDVEFAEEIQDQPWGFRQFAIEDPDGNTLTFFKYLEGGNPGDE from the coding sequence ATGTCTGGAACGCCCGCACCTGTCGCTTCGGCTTGGAAGATCATTCCAACCTTTGAGTCTGATGACATAGCGAGGACTCTTGAGTTCTATGTTGGCACCCTTGGCTTCACGCTTGCCAGCACCAAGCCGGAGGATGGTGACCCAAGCCTCTTTACCTTTTGCTCCATCTTTGCTGGTGAAAAGGCTGCGGCCAACATCTACTTCTTCAAGCCCAGTGGACGGTCTGCCAATCCTAGTTCAGCATACATCGCCTTGGGCACCACGcagctcgaccagctccACGACTCTCTCAAAGCCCGGGATGATGTCGAGTTTGCAGAAGAGATACAGGATCAACCCTGGGGTTTTCGACAATTCGCCATCGAGGATCCAGATGGAAACACGCTGACGTTCTTCAAGTACTTGGAAGGGGGTAATCCAGGAGATGAATGA